A part of Solicola gregarius genomic DNA contains:
- a CDS encoding TetR/AcrR family transcriptional regulator: MRFDRTLALLWGDDSKAVGRSGLTIADFVAAATAILDERGSVGLSMRTVASRLGVRTMAAYTFGNKGDLVALVVDRAYREMYPPRRRPRRDWRRGLADIANANRALGLAHPWLTELQAVRSLMGPHEFQKRERELAPLESTPLSDVEKDQVLTQVLLHVAGMTRMETALRHEREETGLNDPQWWRAIMPTLEPVVDPQQFPLSVRVGLATQDARNGEFSGDAIFRFGLDRLLDGIGVLIEGRRPRDS; this comes from the coding sequence GTGCGATTCGACCGAACTCTTGCCCTGCTGTGGGGCGACGACTCCAAAGCGGTCGGGCGCTCCGGCCTCACTATCGCGGACTTCGTGGCGGCCGCGACCGCGATCCTCGACGAGCGAGGGTCCGTGGGGCTCTCGATGCGTACCGTCGCGAGCCGCCTCGGCGTACGCACGATGGCGGCATACACCTTCGGAAACAAGGGCGATCTGGTCGCATTGGTGGTCGACCGCGCGTACCGGGAGATGTATCCGCCACGTAGGCGTCCCCGTCGAGACTGGCGCCGCGGCCTTGCCGACATCGCCAACGCCAACCGCGCGCTCGGCCTGGCGCATCCGTGGCTCACGGAGCTCCAGGCGGTTCGCTCACTGATGGGACCGCACGAGTTCCAGAAGCGCGAACGTGAGCTTGCTCCGCTCGAGTCGACTCCGCTCAGCGATGTCGAGAAGGACCAGGTGCTGACCCAGGTACTCCTCCATGTCGCCGGGATGACCCGGATGGAGACGGCGTTGCGGCACGAGCGAGAGGAGACCGGACTCAATGACCCTCAGTGGTGGCGGGCCATCATGCCCACCCTCGAACCCGTCGTCGATCCGCAGCAGTTCCCGCTGTCCGTGCGTGTCGGCCTGGCGACGCAGGACGCCCGCAACGGCGAGTTCTCGGGCGACGCGATATTCAGGTTCGGACTCGACCGCCTCCTCGACGGGATCGGCGTCCTCATCGAGGGCCGCCGACCGCGCGACAGTTGA
- a CDS encoding serine hydrolase domain-containing protein, with protein sequence MTAAHDVPGVSMAVLVDGQVVEAAAGVVNLRTRVPVTPDSVFMIQSITKVWTATLVMQLVDDGLCELDTPVREYLPEFRTADERASAEITIRHLLTHTGGFEGDIWAATTDGEDALERFVGDLVANAPQRTRPGTMYSYCSAGYGVLGRLVEVQREMSYSTAVRRYLAEPLGIDEIAFCANEALGFRTAIGHARPRPDAPQRPLQVWAVMPPSNPAAGNQLAMSARALIAFAGMHLADGATRNGDRPLSAKSARAMRVRQVDHPAAIGAPSGHGLGWFLSDRPGVVEHGGDMIGVAAMLRIVPEEGIAVAVLTNGGAAGPLMRDVIDPLLHDLAGVGRRPTVPSPPATSRTSNPDRYVGRYETRPALNEVTLDDDGRLWLTVADRREALTLAERAGSSAESIRSELRQVDGDLFVRTDAAGTGMGLVEFLDTDDSGRARFLHTGRAQQRTD encoded by the coding sequence GTGACTGCGGCTCACGACGTGCCGGGTGTGTCGATGGCTGTGCTTGTCGACGGACAGGTCGTCGAGGCCGCGGCAGGCGTGGTGAATCTTCGGACGCGGGTCCCGGTGACCCCTGACTCGGTGTTCATGATCCAGTCGATCACCAAGGTATGGACTGCGACCCTGGTGATGCAGTTGGTCGACGACGGTCTGTGCGAGTTGGACACCCCGGTCCGCGAGTACCTGCCGGAGTTCCGGACCGCGGACGAGCGGGCCAGCGCCGAGATCACGATCCGGCACCTGTTGACACACACCGGCGGGTTCGAAGGTGACATCTGGGCTGCGACGACCGACGGCGAGGATGCACTGGAGCGGTTCGTCGGAGATCTGGTCGCGAACGCCCCGCAACGTACCCGGCCGGGAACGATGTACTCCTACTGCAGCGCGGGGTACGGAGTCCTGGGCAGGCTGGTGGAGGTGCAGCGCGAGATGTCGTACTCGACGGCGGTTCGGCGGTACCTGGCCGAGCCGCTGGGCATCGACGAGATCGCCTTCTGCGCGAACGAGGCGCTGGGCTTTCGTACCGCCATCGGACACGCCCGACCGAGACCCGACGCGCCGCAGCGGCCGCTGCAGGTATGGGCGGTGATGCCGCCTTCCAACCCGGCGGCCGGAAACCAGCTGGCGATGTCAGCGCGGGCGCTGATCGCGTTCGCCGGCATGCACCTGGCCGACGGGGCCACACGCAACGGTGACCGGCCGCTGTCCGCGAAAAGCGCGCGTGCCATGCGCGTACGGCAGGTCGACCACCCGGCCGCGATCGGCGCTCCGAGCGGGCACGGTCTCGGCTGGTTCCTGTCCGATCGACCGGGAGTCGTCGAGCATGGCGGCGACATGATCGGCGTGGCCGCGATGCTGCGAATAGTGCCCGAGGAGGGCATCGCGGTCGCGGTGTTGACGAACGGCGGCGCTGCAGGGCCGCTGATGCGCGACGTGATCGACCCGTTGCTGCATGACCTCGCCGGTGTCGGGCGGCGACCGACGGTGCCTTCGCCGCCCGCCACCAGTCGAACGTCAAACCCCGATCGATACGTCGGCCGCTACGAGACCCGACCGGCACTCAACGAGGTCACTCTCGACGACGACGGTCGCCTGTGGCTCACGGTTGCCGATCGGCGCGAGGCGCTCACGCTGGCCGAAAGGGCCGGATCATCGGCCGAGTCGATTCGGAGCGAACTGCGCCAGGTCGACGGCGACCTCTTCGTACGGACCGACGCCGCGGGTACGGGGATGGGGCTGGTGGAGTTCCTCGACACCGACGACTCCGGTCGTGCTCGATTCCTCCACACCGGACGCGCCCAACAGAGAACCGATTGA
- a CDS encoding dihydrofolate reductase family protein, whose translation MAGKVFFSVSMSLDGFIAPESPEELMGRQWMELQRWVFPQRFFRENVLLGKGGEEGRDNDIVRETFERTGASVMGKRMFDAGEHAWPEEAPFHTPVFVVTHEKRDPWERPGGTTFHFVNDGIESALDRAREAAGDRDVRIAGGGATILQYVNAGLVDEFTIALSPVLFGSGIRLFEGVDAGRVALEPVRGETSPRVTHLTYAVRER comes from the coding sequence ATGGCCGGGAAGGTCTTCTTCAGCGTGTCGATGTCGCTGGACGGGTTCATCGCGCCCGAGTCGCCCGAGGAGTTGATGGGGCGGCAGTGGATGGAACTGCAGCGGTGGGTATTCCCGCAGCGGTTCTTCCGGGAGAACGTGTTGCTCGGCAAGGGCGGCGAGGAAGGACGCGACAACGACATCGTGCGGGAGACGTTCGAGCGTACGGGCGCGAGCGTCATGGGCAAGCGAATGTTCGATGCCGGCGAGCACGCATGGCCCGAGGAGGCGCCGTTCCACACGCCGGTCTTCGTTGTGACGCACGAGAAGCGCGACCCCTGGGAGCGGCCGGGTGGCACCACGTTCCACTTCGTCAACGACGGCATCGAGTCCGCGCTCGACCGGGCTCGCGAGGCCGCCGGCGATCGAGACGTCCGCATCGCCGGGGGCGGCGCGACGATCCTGCAGTACGTGAACGCCGGCCTGGTCGACGAGTTCACGATCGCGCTCTCACCAGTGCTGTTCGGCTCCGGAATCCGCCTGTTCGAGGGCGTGGACGCGGGTCGCGTGGCCCTGGAGCCGGTGCGTGGGGAGACGTCCCCGCGGGTGACGCACCTGACGTACGCAGTCCGCGAGCGGTAG
- a CDS encoding SRPBCC family protein: MSEMGRGAPSQSATADRETVISRVIDAPRELVFEAFTEVRHLSRWWGPEGFTTTTRSFEFGVGGEWDFVMHGPDGTDYQEWITWTELAPPERIEFLHGESRDDPDAFESVLTFAPDGAATRIEMRTVFPTKELRDEAVEKYHAIEAGRQTLGNLAAYVTELARKGAEN; encoded by the coding sequence ATGAGCGAGATGGGACGAGGAGCGCCGTCGCAGTCCGCGACGGCCGACCGGGAGACTGTGATCTCCCGGGTCATCGACGCCCCACGAGAGTTGGTGTTCGAGGCGTTCACCGAGGTGCGGCACCTGTCGCGGTGGTGGGGGCCGGAGGGGTTCACCACCACCACGCGGTCGTTCGAGTTCGGCGTCGGCGGCGAGTGGGACTTCGTGATGCACGGGCCGGACGGGACCGACTACCAGGAGTGGATCACCTGGACCGAGCTCGCCCCACCGGAGCGGATCGAGTTTCTGCACGGCGAGTCCCGCGACGACCCCGACGCCTTCGAGTCGGTGCTGACCTTCGCGCCCGACGGCGCGGCGACCCGGATCGAGATGCGCACGGTGTTCCCCACCAAGGAGCTGCGCGACGAGGCGGTCGAGAAGTACCACGCGATCGAAGCCGGCCGGCAGACTCTCGGCAACCTGGCTGCGTACGTCACCGAGCTGGCTCGGAAGGGAGCTGAGAACTGA
- a CDS encoding ArsR/SmtB family transcription factor has product MARAATTSDVFNAIAEPQRREILVLLRAGERPVTELSQELGMSQPGASKHLRVLREVGLVRDRKAGKQRLYDLDASGLRTVHEWTGGFERFWNESFDRLDAYVQDLKQTRHEE; this is encoded by the coding sequence ATGGCACGTGCAGCGACGACGTCGGACGTCTTCAACGCGATCGCCGAGCCACAGCGCCGGGAGATCCTGGTGCTGTTGCGGGCGGGTGAGCGGCCGGTGACCGAGTTGTCCCAGGAGCTGGGGATGTCCCAGCCAGGGGCGTCCAAGCACCTGCGGGTGCTCCGGGAGGTCGGGCTGGTGCGGGATCGCAAGGCAGGTAAGCAGCGCCTGTACGACCTGGACGCCAGTGGGCTTCGAACGGTTCATGAGTGGACTGGTGGGTTCGAGCGGTTCTGGAACGAGAGTTTCGACCGGCTGGACGCGTACGTGCAGGACCTGAAGCAGACAAGGCACGAGGAGTAG